The Diadema setosum chromosome 12, eeDiaSeto1, whole genome shotgun sequence genome has a segment encoding these proteins:
- the LOC140236243 gene encoding uncharacterized protein codes for MGVQCYSCSVVDGVGDPGCADPFNSEGIRTEYCTNGCKKDTDTKNGREIGVVRSCWDRSAPCSDECQSFDGNTECVYCCAGNLCNGGGALSASFFAIPIAAIVAASLQSAI; via the exons ATGGGAGTCCAGTGTTACAGCTGTTCGGTGGTCGATGGAGTAGGCGATCCCGGATGTGCAGACCCGTTCAACTCCGAAGGCATTAGGACAGAATACTGCACCAACGGGTGTAAG AAGGATACTGATACTAAGAATGGCAGAGAGATCGGTGTTGTACGTTCTTGTTGGGATAGATCGGCGCCGTGCAGTGACGAATGTCAAAGTTTTGATGGGAACACCGAATGCGTATATTGCTGCGCAGGTAATCTGTGCAACGGAGGAGGCGCTCTTTCTGCGAGTTTCTTCGCCATCCCGATTGCAGCAATCGTGGCTGCGTCGCTTCAAAGCGCCATCTAG